A genome region from Setaria italica strain Yugu1 chromosome III, Setaria_italica_v2.0, whole genome shotgun sequence includes the following:
- the LOC101785209 gene encoding zinc finger CCCH domain-containing protein 33 gives MCSGPRKPSTPPLPAATAKESAVMAALLLELAAADDLVAFRRAVEDDKVSALDASCQWYGPSAASGARLRLEVRTPAMVAALYGSTGVLAYVLSAAPAEAARASPTDGATPLHLAAAGGAAGAVAAAHLLLAAGASADALAFSGLRAGDLLPRANAAAERDRALRVLLKSPAASPSSSPKKSASPPLAPEPRKEYPPDLTLPDLKTGLFSTDEFRMYSFKVKPCSRAYSHDWTECPFVHPGENARRRDPRRYSYSCVPCPEFRKGGACRKGDNCEYAHGVFECWLHPAQYRTRLCKDEVGCARRICFFAHKPEELRAVNPSAVSVGMQPAVSSPRSSPPNGLDMGGMLNPAAWPSSPASRLKTALAGRELDFDLELLALDQYQQKLFDKVSSPRASWGSAGGIGSPLPAAAPARAVPDYTDLLGSVDPAMLSQLHALSLKQAGDMPAYNSMADAQLHMPTSPMVGANTAFGLDHSMAKAIMSSRASAFAKRSQSFIDRGGRAPAARSLMSQPTTGAPSMLSDWGSPDGKLDWGVQGDELHKFRKSASFAFRGQSPAPVPTPAEPDVSWVNSLVKDGHAGDIFAQWPEQEQMVA, from the coding sequence ATGTGCTCCGGACCTCGCAAGCCGTCgaccccgccgctgccggcggcgacggccaaggaatcggcggtgatggcggcgctgctcctggagctggcggcggcggacgacctCGTGGCGTTCAGGCGCGCCGTGGAGGACGACAAAGTCTCGGCCTTGGACGCCTCGTGCCAGTGGTACGGGCCATCCGCCGCGTCGGGTGCCCGGCTGCGCCTCGAGGTGCGCACGCCGGCCATGGTCGCCGCGCTCTACGGGAGCACGGGGGTGCTTGCGTACGTGctgtccgccgcgccggcggaggcggcgcgcgcgtcgCCCACGGACGGCGCCacgccgctccacctcgccgcggcgggcggcgccgcgggcgccgtcgcggccgcgcacctcctcctcgccgcgggcGCGTCCGCGGACGCGCTCGCTTTCTCGGGCCTCCGCGCCGGGGACCTCCTCCCGCGCGCAAACGCCGCTGCCGAGAGGGACAGGGCGCTCCGCGTGCTCCTCAAGTCccccgcggcgtcgccgtcgtcttcccccaagaagtccgcctcgcctcccctcGCCCCGGAGCCGAGGAAGGAGTACCCGCCCGACCTCACGCTCCCGGACCTCAAGACCGGCCTCTTCAGCACCGACGAGTTCCGCATGTACAGCTTCAAGGTGAAGCCCTGCTCCCGCGCCTACTCCCACGACTGGACCGAGTGCCCCTTCGTGCACCCCGGCGAGaacgcgcgccgccgcgacccGCGCCGCTACTCCTACAGCTGCGTCCCCTGCCCCGAGTTCCGCAAGGGCGGCGCCTGCCGCAAGGGGGACAACTGCGAGTACGCGCACGGCGTCTTCGAGTGCTGGCTCCACCCGGCGCAGTACCGCACCCGCCTCTGCAAGGACGAAGTCGGCTGCGCGCGCCGCATCTGCTTCTTCGCGCACAAGCCCGAGGAGCTCCGCGCCGTCAACCCCTCCGCGGTCTCCGTCGGCATGCAGCCCGCCGTGtcgtcgccgcgctcctcgccgcccaaCGGACTCGACATGGGCGGCATGCTCAACCCCGCCGCGTGGCCCTCCTCCCCGGCTAGCAGGCTCAAGACCGCGCTCGCCGGCCGGGAGCTGGACTTCGACCTCGAGCTGCTCGCTCTGGACCAGTACCAGCAGAAGCTCTTCGACAAGGTGTCGTCGCCGAGGGCCAGCTGGGGCTCCGCCGGCGGGATCGGCtcgccgctgcccgccgcggcgcccgccaGGGCCGTGCCGGACTACACGGACCTGCTCGGCTCCGTCGACCCGGCCATGCTGTCCCAGCTGCACGCGCTGTCGCTGAAGCAGGCCGGCGACATGCCGGCGTACAACTCCATGGCGGACGCGCAGCTGCACATGCCCACCTCGCCCATGGTGGGCGCCAACACCGCGTTCGGGCTCGACCACTCCATGGCCAAGGCCATCATGAGCTCCCGCGCCTCGGCGTTCGCCAAGCGCAGCCAGAGCTTCATcgaccgcggcggccgcgcgccagCCGCCCGCTCGCTCATGTCGCAGCCCACCACCGGCGCTCCGTCCATGCTCTCCGACTGGGGATCGCCGGACGGCAAGCTGGACTGGGGCGTCCAGGGCGACGAGCTCCACAAGTTCCGCAAGTCCGCGTCGTTCGCTTTCCGCGGGCAAtccccggcgccggtgccgaCCCCCGCCGAGCCAGACGTCTCATGGGTGAACTCTCTTGTCAAGGACGGCCACGCCGGCGACATATTTGCGCAGtggccggagcaggagcagaTGGTGGCCTAA
- the LOC101785616 gene encoding uncharacterized protein LOC101785616: protein MAMVLTAAGGQRSATSSIAMYALVLDLGRQGKHAAAAARRTFRPPSIRTPSIPSVTGGDFDRERSIRRLRPMHASSPSVALVWSARTRWCLRLRRADADGEAFCRCLQTESK from the exons ATGGCGATGGTGTtgacggccgccggcggccagcgcAGCGCGACCTCGTCGATCGCCAT GTACGCCCTCGTCCTCGATCTAGGTAGGCAGGGGaaacacgccgccgccgccgcccgccgcacctTTCGTCCCCCTTCCATCCGCACGCCCTCAATCCCAAGCGTCACCGGAGGAGATTTCGAccgggagcggtcgattcgccgGCTCCGGCCTATGCACGCGTCGTCGCCATCCGTCGCCCTCGTCTGGTCAGCGCGGACAAGATGGTGCCTCCGGTTGCGtcgcgccgacgccgacggggAAGCCTTCTGCAG GTGCCTACAAACGGAGTCGAAGTAG